The following coding sequences are from one Eucalyptus grandis isolate ANBG69807.140 chromosome 11, ASM1654582v1, whole genome shotgun sequence window:
- the LOC104425085 gene encoding protein SCAR2, translating into MPLTRYQIRNEYGLADPELYRAADKDDPEALLEGVAMAGLVGVLRQLGDLAEFAAEIFHDLHEEVLATASRGHSLMARVQQLELEFPLIEKALLSQTNHLSFFSNPGADWHPNMRSQQNMIARGDLPRFIMDSYEECRGPPRLFLLDKFDVAGAGACLTRYTDPSFFRVEASVDEVQRERKVRRFKKKGMRGRNGETPEMLPVSHAKLQQLFMEESIANSYSNPSRLVKLKKRQFNEPPFCSRNGKSYMGKFVETPSPESKTVHEVSIAPPSLRWTTDYESDNEVVDVNMVSPNKNLSIEKGSTLTSITEALLPEPSLEHLDGMVVNGKEMEEPEPPHDNETYGSPNLYEAEKKELVDAEAKMDCGMDVCHSDEMTSEVENYVDALATMESEAETDNEYRAKNDKGFLNDEKDETDSDMNEEHLELQAQYSDSQSLGYSASEDGNTSLIKGSSSFTYSDSQSNLVDNIASDGEGIAMAFPSTETSASHHENITCDQLPAHGGTREIEDSREPVVPKHMDTEDDEISYLGEAATDLRSIDMNAKLSSSAHGQSLQVESEAEGSDQNELEVDRIRAVFSDSASQNQDGAFSPITSESNPIFQSVDADPKVSSDDLMHSSTVLELPHEHESNITYKHEELRDEYEGVDHTGTVTSGKITSWHSNMMFPEDQFKFLVMAESSGYSGLRSLPDSSVASPARNLDMANLHATNSEVHPLAAGLVNLENAVVTEDEQQTHITKQQSFDYTYDAPLHEQNALEVDVRPLQENVNFGKNEPPLDFDDAVQVSRTTEAVEGDAGPLNVPGNSSILNENINMHDVGTERASIDQLLLATPAIATTDDNACPNVDPAADIVGGSCADSQEPPPDIDNLPQKEFESDEEVSPGCNKESNLLEEARDAKVAYAEGNSPNDLVSHRDSEVETEMPGLSFMEKSLSRHPSDDATIGSGYAELGSEELEPKPSSQGPLPWSSEDILSSLHIYHQVDQGETSEQLLDVPPHELDLNLSREDEVSPQTINPESEKLRSADLVVQENILSSRPGSPLECPLKFQNDRSDAECLQGDETRSQSSTLLSGQLQSSDSIGKEKYSAFESCPEDQPTQHSISESLQEPASQEVDGNSPVGASLHTDIATSPQVSVVAETIQEDVPNLAPLPPPEWTILKDHHVSHASQSEVIQDGQVSFQLLQKSPAEENPQLQLSSSEGGLMWPHHTFLNVENEKLHTEEREDILSLPGPLSSLTQVPDGNSVIRDDSSVMEAAEVPKHFSTTVSEHAFLDLGTGVVQSDSNSLPPHPVVEDKPNRDDLVSSKGEVTQYVESTSSVSKDKGQQSEESDGNSVIRYNSSVMEAAEVLKHFSTTVSEHAFLDLGRGVVQSDSNSLPPHPVVEDKPNRDDLVSSKGEVTQYIESTSFVSKDKSQQNEKSEAQHDFSHNASGPSEMKQDEHLQHDLPHLDGEIALEATSDLPENEVVQSNGKAMSNIPRPPKRLIEAVAAHDRSMLRKVPERMKPPIEPRANERDSLLEQIRTKSFNLKPAVATRPSIQGPKTNLRVNAILEKANAIRQAFAGSDEDDDEDSWSDS; encoded by the exons ATGCCGCTGACGAGGTACCAGATAAGGAACGAGTATGGGCTGGCCGATCCGGAGCTGTACCGGGCCGCCGATAAGGATGATCCCGAGGCCCTCCTGGAGGGCGTCGCCATGGCCGGCCTCGTCGGCGTCCTCCGCCAGCTCGGCGACCTAGCTGa ATTTGCTGCTGAGATATTCCACGACTTGCATGAAGAAGTTTTAGCCACAGCTTCGAGAGGCCATAGTCTCATGGCACGTGTTCAACAGCTGGAGTTAGAATTCCCTCTAATTGAGAAGGCATTGCTGTCCCAAACAAATCATCTGTCCTTTTTTTCAAATCCAG GTGCTGATTGGCATCCTAATATGCGTTCACAGCAGAATATGATTGCCCGAGGAGACTTGCCTCGCTTTATCATGGACTCTTATGAAGAATGTAGAGGGCCACCACGGCTATTTCTTCTGGACAA GTTTGATGTTGCTGGTGCTGGGGCTTGCTTAACGCGTTACACCGATCCGTCATTCTTTAGAGTGGAAGCTTCAGTAGACGAAGTtcagagggaaagaaaagtgcGCAGGTTTAAG AAGAAAGGAATGCGTGGTAGAAATGGAGAAACGCCAGAGATGTTACCAGTGTCACATGCCAA ACTGCAGCAGTTGTTTATGGAGGAGAGCATTGCAAATAGTTATAGTAACCCTTCACGTCTcgtgaaattaaagaaaaggcaGTTTAACGAACCTCCATTTTGTTCAAGAAATGGGAAAAGTTATATGGGGAAGTTTGTGGAGACTCCTTCACCTGAGAGTAAAACAGTGCATGAAGTTTCCATTGCTCCACCATCCTTAAGATGGACAACGGATTATGAATCAGACAATGAAGTAGTTGATGTCAATATGGTAAGTCCAAACAAAAATCTATCAATAGAGAAGGGGAGCACTTTAACATCCATTACAGAAGCACTCTTGCCAGAACCGTCTCTTGAACATTTGGATGGGATGGTTGTTAATGGGAAGGAAATGGAGGAGCCTGAGCCACCTCATGATAATGAGACATATGGAAGTCCTAATCTTTATGAGGCTGAGAAAAAGGAGTTGGTTGATGCAGAAGCCAAGATGGATTGTGGCATGGATGTTTGCCATTCTGATGAGATGACCAGTGAGGTAGAGAATTACGTGGATGCCCTTGCTACCATGGAATCTGAAGCTGAAACGGACAATGAATACAGAGCTAAAAATGACAAGGGTTTCTTGAATGATGAAAAAGATGAGACAGATTCTGACATGAATGAAGAGCACCTGGAACTTCAAGCTCAATATTCAGACTCTCAATCTCTAGGCTATTCTGCCTCGGAAGATGGAAACACTTCTCTCATTAAAGGAAGTTCGAGCTTTACTTATTCTGATAGTCAAAGCAACTTGGTTGATAATATAGCATCTGATGGTGAGGGAATTGCTATGGCATTCCCATCTACCGAAACTTCTGCCTCTCATCATGAGAACATAACCTGTGACCAGCTTCCTGCACATGGGGGAACTAGAGAAATAGAAGACTCCCGTGAGCCTGTTGTGCCCAAACATATGGACACAGAGGATGATGAAATTAGTTATCTCGGGGAAGCAGCTACAGATTTACGTTCTATTGATATGAATGCTAAGCTTTCATCTTCAGCTCATGGACAAAGTCTACAAGTTGAATCAGAAGCAGAAGGGTCTGACCAAAATGAATTGGAGGTAGACAGGATCAGAGCTGTTTTTTCTGATTCTGCTTCTCAGAACCAGGATGGTGCTTTCTCCCCCATTACTTCTGAAAGCAATCCAATCTTTCAGTCAGTAGATGCAGATCCAAAAGTCTCATCTGATGATTTAATGCATTCTTCGACTGTCCTCGAGTTGCCCCATGAACATGAAAGTAACATTACCTATAAGCATGAAGAATTGCGTGATGAATATGAAGGTGTGGATCACACTGGAACTGTGACAAGTGGAAAGATCACTTCCTGGCATTCAAATATGATGTTCCCAGAAGATCAGTTCAAGTTTTTAGTAATGGCAGAATCGTCTGGATATTCAGGTCTTCGATCACTGCCTGATAGCTCAGTTGCTTCTCCTGCACGTAATCTGGATATGGCAAACCTGCATGCTACGAATTCTGAAGTTCATCCTTTGGCAGCTGGTTTGGTGAACTTGGAAAATGCAGTTGTCACAGAAGATGAGCAACAGACTCATATCACTAAACAACAATCTTTTGATTACACGTATGATGCTCCATTACATGAACAAAATGCACTAGAAGTAGATGTTCGGCCTTTACAGGAAAACGTCAATTTTGGAAAGAATGAACCCCCTCTGGATTTTGATGATGCTGTCCAAGTTTCCCGGACCACGGAAGCAGTGGAAGGAGATGCGGGTCCTCTTAACGTCCCAGGCAATAGTTCAATCCTTaatgagaatataaatatgcatgatGTGGGGACTGAACGAGCTTCAATAGATCAGTTGCTACTCGCTACTCCTGCTATCGCCACTACTGATGACAATGCCTGCCCTAATGTAGATCCAGCTGCAGATATAGTGGGGGGCTCATGTGCAGATTCACAGGAACCACCGCCTGACATTGATAATTTGCCTCAGAAAGAGTTCGAGTCAGATGAGGAAGTTTCTCCAGGATGTAATAAAGAGTCGAACTTGCTTGAGGAAGCAAGAGATGCAAAAGTTGCTTATGCAGAAGGTAACTCTCCGAATGATCTGGTCTCTCATCGGGATTCTGAAGTGGAAACTGAGATGCCTGGCCTGTCTTTTATGGAGAAATCGCTGAGCAGACATCCTTCAGATGATGCGACAATAGGTTCAGGATATGCAGAGCTAGGCAGCGAGGAGCTTGAACCAAAACCTTCCTCTCAAGGTCCTCTTCCATGGAGCAGTGAAGATATCTTGTCATCTTTGCATATTTATCACCAAGTAGACCAAGGAGAAACTTCAGAGCAGTTGTTGGATGTGCCACCGCATGAGCTTGATTTAAATCTATCACGCGAAGATGAAGTTAGTCCTCAGACAATTAATCCTGAATCTGAAAAACTGCGATCAGCAGATCTCGTGGTTCAGGAGAACATTCTTTCTAGCAGACCAGGATCTCCTTTAGAGTGTCCTTTGAAGTTTCAAAATGACAGATCTGATGCAGAGTGTCTGCAGGGCGATGAAACAAGAAGCCAATCATCAACTCTTCTGTCTGGACAACTACAATCTTCAGACAGTATAggcaaagaaaaatattcagcTTTTGAATCATGTCCAGAAGATCAACCAACCCAGCATTCTATCTCAGAATCCTTACAAGAGCCAGCTAGCCAGGAAGTTGACGGTAATAGTCCTGTAGGGGCTTCATTACATACTGATATTGCTACATCTCCACAGGTCTCTGTTGTGGCTGAAACTATTCAGGAGGATGTTCCCAATTTGGCGCCTTTACCTCCTCCTGAATGGACGATATTAAAGGATCATCACGTTTCTCATGCTTCACAGAGCGAAGTAATTCAAGATGGGCAGGTCTCCTTCCAATTGTTACAAAAGTCACCAGCTGAAGAAAATCCACAACTTCAGTTGTCATCATCAGAGGGAGGATTGATGTGGCCTCATCACACATTTCTGAACGTGGAAAATGAGAAGTTACACACTGAAGAGCGAGAGGATATATTGTCACTGCCCGGTCCATTATCTTCTCTTACTCAAGTGCCAGATGGTAATTCAGTTATTCGGGATGACAGTTCTGTAATGGAAGCTGCAGAAGTACCGAAGCACTTCTCAACGACTGTGTCTGAACATGCTTTCCTTGATTTGGGAACAGGAGTGGTGCAGTCTGATTCAAACAGTCTCCCACCTCATCCAGTTGTTGAAGACAAACCAAATAGAGATGACCTTGTTTCTTCAAAGGGAGAAGTTACTCAATATGTTGAGTCAACTTCGTCTGTTTCGAAGGATAAGGGTCAGCAGAGTGAGGAATCAGATGGCAATTCAGTTATTCGATATAACAGTTCTGTAATGGAAGCTGCAGAAGTACTGAAGCACTTCTCAACAACTGTGTCTGAACATGCTTTCCTTGATTTGGGAAGAGGAGTGGTGCAATCTGATTCAAACAGTCTCCCACCTCATCCAGTTGTTGAAGACAAACCAAATAGAGATGACCTTGTTTCTTCAAAGGGAGAAGTTACTCAATATATTGAGTCAACTTCGTTTGTTTCGAAGGATAAGAGTCAGCAGAATGAGAAATCAGAAGCACAGCATGATTTTTCTCATAATGCATCTGGGCCATCAGAAATGAAGCAAGATGAGCATCTCCAACATGATCTGCCTCACTTAGATGGAGAAATAGCATTGGAAGCAACTTCAGATCTACCAGAAAATGAAGTCGTACAATCAAATGGAAAAGCGATGAGTAATATTCCTCGCCCACCAAAACGTCTCATAGAGGCTGTTGCTGCTCATGATAGAAGCATG TTGAGGAAGGTTCCTGAAAGAATGAAGCCTCCAATTGAACCAAGAGCAAATGAAAGAGATTCGTTGCTGGAGCAAATACGAACAAAG tCATTCAACTTGAAGCCTGCTGTTGCCACCCGGCCAAGTATTCAGGGTCCTAAAACTAACTTGAGGGTTAATGCTATTTTGGAGAAGGCTAATGCCATTCGCCAg GCATTTGCTGGAAGTGATGAAGATGACGATGAAGATAGTTGGAGTGACTCCTGA